Proteins encoded by one window of Cupriavidus sp. EM10:
- a CDS encoding glutathione S-transferase N-terminal domain-containing protein, with protein sequence MMVLYSGTTCPFSQRCRLVLFEKGMDFEIRDVDLFNKPEDISVMNPYGQVPILVERDLILYESNIINEYIDERFPHPQLMPADPVQRARARLFLFNFEKELFTHVYVLENEKGKAAEKNHERARAAIRDRLTQLAPIFVKNKYMLGEEFSMLDVAIAPLLWRLDHYGIELSKNAAPLLKYAERIFSRPAYIEALTPSEKVMRR encoded by the coding sequence ATGATGGTGTTGTATTCGGGTACCACCTGCCCGTTTTCCCAACGTTGCCGCCTTGTCCTGTTCGAAAAGGGCATGGACTTCGAGATCCGCGACGTTGACCTGTTCAACAAGCCGGAAGATATTTCGGTGATGAACCCGTACGGCCAGGTGCCGATTCTCGTCGAACGCGACCTGATCCTGTACGAATCGAACATCATCAACGAGTACATCGACGAGCGCTTCCCGCATCCGCAACTGATGCCGGCAGACCCCGTGCAGCGTGCTCGCGCCCGCCTGTTCCTGTTCAACTTCGAAAAGGAACTGTTCACCCACGTCTACGTGCTGGAGAACGAAAAGGGCAAGGCCGCCGAGAAGAACCACGAGCGCGCCCGCGCCGCCATCCGCGACCGCCTGACCCAACTCGCGCCGATCTTCGTCAAGAACAAGTACATGCTGGGCGAGGAATTTTCGATGCTCGACGTGGCCATCGCCCCGCTGCTGTGGCGCCTGGACCATTACGGCATCGAGCTGTCGAAGAACGCTGCACCGCTGCTGAAGTACGCCGAACGCATTTTCAGCCGCCCGGCCTACATCGAAGCACTGACCCCGTCTGAAAAGGTCATGCGTCGCTAA
- a CDS encoding cytochrome c1 translates to MKKLLSIFALVGACLAALPAMASEGGYPLEPAPLDTSDVSSLQRGAKLFVNYCLNCHGASMMRYNRLKDLDLTDDQIRQNLLFSADKVGELMTISMPPKDAKAFFGAIPPDLSVIARARGNDWLYTYLRTFYRDDARATGWNNLVFPSVGMPHVLWELQGQRVPKYAEVEEHGEKVHKLAGWEQITPGKMSTQEYDQAVADLVNYLNWMAEPAQSHRKRLGVWVLLFLGVLTVFAWRLNAAYWKDVK, encoded by the coding sequence ATGAAAAAGTTGCTTTCGATCTTCGCACTGGTCGGCGCATGCCTTGCCGCGCTGCCCGCGATGGCCTCAGAAGGCGGTTATCCGCTGGAGCCGGCCCCGCTGGACACGAGCGACGTGTCGTCGCTGCAGCGTGGCGCCAAGCTGTTCGTCAACTACTGCCTGAACTGCCACGGCGCGTCGATGATGCGCTACAACCGGCTCAAGGACCTGGACCTGACGGACGACCAGATCCGCCAGAACCTGCTGTTCTCGGCCGACAAGGTTGGCGAACTGATGACGATCTCGATGCCGCCGAAGGACGCCAAGGCGTTCTTTGGCGCCATTCCGCCTGACCTGTCGGTCATCGCCCGCGCCCGCGGCAACGACTGGCTCTACACCTACCTGCGCACGTTCTACCGCGACGACGCCCGCGCCACGGGCTGGAACAACCTGGTCTTCCCGAGCGTCGGCATGCCGCACGTGCTGTGGGAGCTGCAGGGCCAGCGCGTGCCGAAGTACGCCGAAGTGGAAGAGCACGGCGAGAAGGTGCACAAGCTGGCCGGCTGGGAGCAGATCACGCCGGGCAAGATGAGCACGCAGGAATACGATCAGGCCGTGGCCGATCTGGTGAACTACCTGAACTGGATGGCCGAGCCGGCGCAAAGCCACCGCAAGCGCCTTGGTGTCTGGGTGCTGCTGTTCCTGGGCGTACTCACCGTCTTCGCCTGGCGCCTGAACGCCGCTTACTGGAAGGACGTGAAGTAA
- a CDS encoding cytochrome bc complex cytochrome b subunit, producing MAAEKEVKTTGLLGWIDARFPATQLWEDHLSKYYAPKNFNFWYFFGSLALLVLVIQIVTGIFLVMNYKPDGTLNAAGIPVAFASVEFIMREVPWGWLVRYMHSTGASAFFVVVYLHMFRGLLYGSYRKPRELVWIFGCLIFLCLMAEAFMGYLLPWGQMSYWGAQVIVNLFSAIPVIGQDLSLFIRGDYVVSDATLNRFFSFHVIAVPLVLLGLVVAHIIALHEVGSNNPDGVEIKAKKDENGIPLDGIPFHPYYSVHDLMGVAGFLILFSAVIFFFPEVGGYFLEANNFFPADPLKTPPHIAPVWYFTPFYSMLRATTSNFLPVLWLFFAVVLGMVFLRTKDARIRIGSIAVLVVLAVGFYFIDAKFWGVLVMGGSVVVLFFMPWLDCSPVKSIRYRPAFHKSILIVFVVVFLVLGYLGVQPPSPVGEKVSQLGTLLYFAFFLTMPLWSRAGTFKPVPERVTFHPH from the coding sequence ATGGCGGCCGAAAAAGAAGTCAAGACTACCGGGCTGCTGGGCTGGATCGACGCCCGTTTCCCCGCGACCCAGCTCTGGGAAGACCATCTCTCCAAGTACTACGCACCGAAGAACTTCAATTTCTGGTACTTCTTCGGATCGCTGGCGCTTCTGGTGCTGGTGATCCAGATCGTCACCGGCATCTTCCTTGTGATGAACTACAAGCCGGATGGCACGCTCAACGCGGCCGGCATTCCGGTGGCATTCGCCAGCGTGGAATTCATCATGCGCGAGGTGCCGTGGGGCTGGCTGGTGCGCTACATGCACTCCACCGGCGCCTCGGCGTTCTTCGTCGTGGTGTACCTGCACATGTTCCGGGGCCTGCTGTACGGCTCGTACCGCAAGCCGCGCGAACTTGTCTGGATCTTCGGCTGCCTGATCTTCCTGTGCCTGATGGCCGAGGCGTTCATGGGCTATCTGCTGCCGTGGGGCCAGATGTCGTACTGGGGCGCGCAGGTGATCGTGAACCTGTTCTCGGCGATCCCGGTGATCGGCCAGGATCTGTCGCTGTTCATCCGGGGTGACTACGTGGTGAGCGATGCCACGCTGAACCGCTTCTTCTCGTTCCACGTCATCGCGGTGCCCCTGGTGCTGCTGGGCCTGGTGGTGGCGCACATCATCGCGCTGCACGAAGTGGGTTCGAACAACCCGGACGGCGTGGAAATCAAGGCGAAGAAGGACGAGAACGGCATCCCGCTGGACGGCATCCCGTTCCACCCGTACTACTCGGTTCACGACCTGATGGGCGTGGCCGGCTTCCTGATCCTCTTCTCGGCCGTGATCTTCTTCTTCCCGGAAGTGGGCGGTTATTTCCTGGAAGCCAACAACTTCTTCCCGGCCGATCCGCTGAAGACGCCGCCGCACATTGCGCCGGTGTGGTACTTCACGCCGTTCTACTCGATGCTGCGTGCCACGACGTCGAACTTCCTGCCGGTCCTGTGGCTGTTCTTCGCCGTCGTGCTGGGCATGGTGTTCCTGCGCACGAAGGACGCGCGGATCCGCATCGGCTCGATCGCCGTGCTGGTGGTGCTGGCCGTGGGCTTCTACTTCATCGACGCCAAGTTCTGGGGCGTGCTGGTGATGGGCGGCTCGGTCGTCGTGCTGTTCTTCATGCCGTGGCTCGACTGCTCGCCGGTCAAGTCCATCCGCTATCGTCCCGCTTTCCACAAGTCGATCCTGATCGTCTTCGTGGTGGTGTTCCTGGTCCTGGGCTACCTGGGGGTGCAACCGCCGTCGCCGGTAGGTGAGAAGGTGTCGCAGCTCGGTACGCTGCTGTACTTCGCCTTCTTCCTGACCATGCCGCTGTGGAGCCGTGCCGGCACGTTCAAGCCGGTGCCGGAGCGCGTCACGTTCCATCCGCACTAA
- the petA gene encoding ubiquinol-cytochrome c reductase iron-sulfur subunit: MSDQQDVKNVDKGRRNWLIATSVAGGVGGVAVAVPFVSTFAPSEKAKAAGAPVEADVGGLKPGEMMTVEWRGKPVWILRRTPEMLASLKKTDAEVADPDSNVPFTMKTPDYCKNETRSRAEHKDLLVVVGICSHLGCSPSGPFASGANPQLGADPGFLCPCHGSTFDLAGRVFKNKPAPQNLDVPPYQFLSDSKIVIGKDEKGEA, translated from the coding sequence ATGAGTGACCAGCAAGACGTGAAGAACGTAGACAAAGGTCGCCGCAATTGGTTGATCGCGACATCCGTCGCGGGCGGCGTAGGAGGCGTTGCAGTAGCAGTCCCGTTTGTCAGCACCTTTGCCCCGTCGGAAAAGGCCAAGGCCGCCGGCGCGCCCGTGGAGGCCGACGTGGGTGGCCTGAAGCCCGGCGAAATGATGACGGTCGAGTGGCGTGGCAAACCGGTCTGGATTCTGCGCCGTACCCCCGAAATGCTTGCCTCGCTCAAGAAGACCGACGCAGAGGTTGCGGATCCCGATTCGAACGTCCCCTTCACAATGAAGACGCCGGACTATTGCAAGAACGAGACCCGCTCGCGCGCCGAACACAAGGACCTGCTGGTCGTGGTCGGCATCTGCTCCCATCTTGGCTGCTCTCCCTCCGGCCCGTTTGCCTCGGGCGCCAACCCGCAGCTTGGCGCGGACCCCGGCTTCCTGTGCCCGTGCCACGGCTCCACCTTCGATCTCGCGGGCCGCGTGTTCAAGAACAAGCCTGCCCCGCAGAATCTTGACGTACCCCCGTACCAGTTCCTGTCCGACTCCAAGATCGTGATCGGCAAGGACGAGAAAGGAGAAGCGTGA
- a CDS encoding Nif3-like dinuclear metal center hexameric protein: MKTKELELYLNDLLEVSRFKDYCPNGLQVQGRPEVTHIVTGVTASLALIDAAIEAGADAILVHHGYFWKNEDARVIGQKHARLKKLLAADINLMAFHLPLDNHSELGNNAQLALQLGIAPNGRFSDDQLGWTGTLPQPMPLHAFAAHVGGVLDREPLALGDPDQMIRSVGWCTGGAQGYFAAAVAAGVDAYISGEVSEPTTHLARESGVAYIAAGHHATERYGIRAVGEHLAQRFDLRHTFIDIPNPV; this comes from the coding sequence ATGAAAACCAAAGAGCTGGAATTGTACTTGAACGACCTGCTGGAAGTTTCCCGCTTCAAGGACTATTGCCCGAATGGGCTCCAAGTGCAAGGTCGCCCCGAAGTCACCCACATCGTCACAGGCGTGACCGCCAGCCTGGCGCTGATCGACGCGGCCATCGAGGCGGGCGCCGATGCAATCCTGGTGCACCACGGTTACTTCTGGAAGAACGAAGATGCACGGGTCATCGGTCAAAAACACGCAAGATTGAAGAAACTGCTAGCGGCAGATATCAACCTGATGGCTTTCCACCTGCCGCTCGACAATCATTCTGAACTGGGCAACAACGCGCAACTGGCGTTGCAGCTCGGCATCGCTCCCAACGGCCGTTTCAGCGACGACCAACTGGGCTGGACCGGCACGCTGCCGCAGCCCATGCCGCTGCACGCGTTCGCCGCGCACGTGGGCGGAGTACTGGATCGCGAGCCGCTGGCACTTGGCGATCCGGATCAGATGATTCGCAGCGTGGGCTGGTGTACGGGCGGGGCGCAGGGATATTTCGCGGCTGCCGTGGCGGCTGGCGTCGATGCCTATATCAGCGGGGAAGTGTCCGAGCCCACCACGCACCTGGCGCGCGAGAGCGGCGTGGCGTATATCGCGGCCGGCCATCACGCCACGGAGCGCTATGGCATCCGGGCCGTGGGCGAACATCTGGCGCAGCGCTTCGATTTGCGCCACACGTTCATCGATATCCCGAACCCGGTCTGA
- a CDS encoding Do family serine endopeptidase, translated as MLRRFWLFFAQAVTVVLAVWFVVATLKPEWLQRGRVAVQSGSPIVALKEVVPSVAGSAAQGSYSDAAKEAMPAVVNIFTSKNGTKRSPNPQAEDPWFRFFFGDRLPERQEPVSSLGSGVIVSAEGYILTNHHVVDGADEIEVALTDGRKANAKVVGSDPETDLAVLKITLKDLPAITLGRIENVKVGDVVLAIGNPFGVGQTVTMGIVSALGRSHLGINTFENFIQTDAAINPGNSGGALVDAQGNLLGINTAIYSRSGGSLGIGFAIPVSTAKQVMESIISTGSVTRGWIGVEPQDLTPEIAESFGLDAKEGALIAAVVQGGPADKAGVKPGDVLVSVDNQVISDTTALLNAIAQLKPGAEVKMKVIRRGKPAELAVMIGKRPPPPRRAMPLDEEE; from the coding sequence ATGTTGCGCCGATTCTGGCTGTTCTTTGCTCAGGCCGTCACGGTCGTGCTGGCCGTGTGGTTCGTGGTAGCCACGCTCAAACCCGAGTGGCTGCAGCGCGGGCGGGTGGCCGTGCAGTCGGGGTCGCCCATCGTGGCACTGAAGGAAGTGGTGCCAAGCGTGGCCGGATCTGCGGCACAGGGTTCCTATAGCGATGCCGCCAAGGAAGCCATGCCAGCAGTGGTCAACATCTTCACCAGCAAGAACGGCACGAAGCGGTCGCCCAATCCGCAGGCGGAGGATCCGTGGTTCCGGTTCTTCTTTGGCGACCGGCTGCCGGAACGCCAGGAGCCGGTGTCCAGCCTGGGTTCGGGCGTGATCGTCAGCGCCGAGGGATACATTCTAACCAACCACCATGTGGTGGATGGCGCCGATGAAATCGAGGTTGCGCTGACCGACGGCCGCAAGGCCAACGCCAAGGTCGTCGGCTCGGATCCCGAAACCGACCTGGCCGTACTGAAGATCACGCTCAAGGATCTGCCTGCGATTACGCTGGGACGGATCGAAAACGTGAAGGTGGGCGATGTGGTGCTGGCCATCGGCAATCCGTTCGGGGTGGGCCAGACGGTGACGATGGGTATCGTGTCGGCGCTGGGGCGCAGCCACCTGGGTATCAATACCTTCGAGAACTTTATCCAGACGGACGCGGCCATCAACCCGGGCAACTCGGGCGGCGCGCTGGTCGACGCGCAGGGCAACCTGCTGGGCATCAACACGGCCATCTATTCGCGCTCGGGCGGGTCGCTGGGTATCGGCTTTGCGATCCCCGTGTCAACTGCGAAGCAGGTGATGGAATCGATCATCTCCACCGGCAGCGTCACGCGTGGCTGGATTGGCGTGGAACCGCAGGACCTGACCCCGGAAATCGCCGAATCGTTTGGCCTCGATGCGAAGGAAGGCGCGCTGATCGCCGCAGTGGTTCAAGGCGGACCGGCCGACAAGGCCGGCGTGAAGCCCGGCGACGTGCTCGTATCGGTCGACAACCAGGTGATTTCGGACACGACCGCATTGCTCAACGCCATCGCCCAGCTCAAGCCTGGCGCCGAGGTGAAGATGAAAGTCATTCGCCGGGGCAAGCCGGCTGAACTCGCGGTGATGATCGGCAAGCGCCCGCCGCCGCCACGCCGCGCCATGCCGCTCGATGAGGAAGAGTGA
- a CDS encoding porin translates to MKMKLFAAAVAALAAGGAYAQSSVTLYGVVDAGVEYANHQPGVTGSHDVVRLTSGNMSGSRWGLRGVEDLGGGLKGVFVLESGFNVDTGTSGQGGRLFGRQAFVGLQSQFGTLSLGRHQTPFYDFGLAFDPMAISTNYSITAQDAGFSGRADNSIKYTGTFGGLTGSLLYSTGANTVGTANAFQGVSGEIPGNYHTGREYSASLIYNGGPFSIGAIFDETNLGAPTAGAATNPNAKIQRASVAGTYAFGPAKVFAGYRYAHALSGAILPGGVTAANGTITNATVSNLYWLGAGYQLTPALSLTGAAYYQDFRNSGADPWSFVVSTDYAFSKRTDAYFNVSYTKNKDGSNLGVSSGQTGNQGGSGFGTTQGSYNQFGAVVGVRHKF, encoded by the coding sequence ATGAAGATGAAACTGTTTGCAGCTGCCGTTGCCGCTCTGGCCGCCGGCGGTGCCTATGCCCAGTCGAGCGTGACCCTGTACGGTGTGGTTGACGCTGGCGTTGAGTACGCTAACCACCAGCCGGGCGTGACCGGCAGCCACGACGTCGTGCGCCTGACCTCGGGCAACATGTCCGGCAGCCGTTGGGGCCTGCGTGGCGTGGAAGACCTGGGCGGTGGCCTGAAGGGCGTGTTCGTCCTGGAAAGCGGTTTCAACGTTGACACCGGCACGTCGGGTCAAGGTGGCCGTCTGTTCGGTCGTCAAGCTTTCGTCGGTCTGCAAAGCCAGTTCGGTACGCTGAGCCTGGGCCGTCATCAGACGCCGTTCTATGACTTCGGTCTGGCCTTCGATCCGATGGCCATCTCGACGAACTACTCGATCACCGCGCAAGACGCAGGTTTCTCGGGTCGTGCTGACAACTCGATCAAGTACACCGGCACGTTCGGTGGCCTGACCGGCTCGCTGCTGTACAGCACCGGCGCCAACACCGTTGGTACGGCCAATGCCTTCCAAGGCGTTTCGGGAGAAATCCCGGGCAACTACCACACCGGTCGTGAGTACAGCGCCAGCCTGATTTACAACGGCGGCCCGTTCTCGATCGGCGCGATCTTCGACGAAACCAACCTGGGCGCTCCGACGGCTGGTGCTGCAACGAACCCGAACGCCAAGATCCAGCGCGCTTCGGTGGCTGGTACGTACGCCTTTGGCCCGGCCAAGGTGTTCGCTGGTTACCGTTACGCTCACGCCCTGTCGGGCGCGATCCTGCCGGGTGGCGTGACCGCCGCCAACGGTACGATCACGAACGCCACGGTGTCGAACCTGTACTGGCTGGGCGCTGGCTACCAGCTGACCCCGGCTCTGTCGCTGACGGGCGCCGCTTACTACCAGGACTTCCGCAACAGCGGTGCTGATCCGTGGAGCTTCGTGGTGTCGACCGACTACGCTTTCTCGAAGCGTACGGACGCCTACTTCAACGTGTCGTACACGAAGAACAAGGACGGTTCGAACCTGGGCGTGTCGTCGGGTCAAACCGGCAACCAAGGTGGTTCGGGCTTCGGTACGACCCAAGGTTCGTACAACCAGTTCGGCGCTGTGGTTGGTGTTCGCCACAAGTTCTAA
- the tatC gene encoding twin-arginine translocase subunit TatC translates to MAGTQDPNDPNDPNGESQQETFISHLIELRERLVKAVAGVVIVFLCLVYWAAEIFNLFSAPLTQSLPKNGRMIVTDVTGSFFVPMKVTMLVAFLIALPWVLYQIWRFVAPGLYQHEKKLIMPLVSSSYILFLCGVAFAYFLVFPTVFHFMAHYNAPLGAEMSTDIDKYLSFAMTTFLAFGITFEVPVVVIVLVKFGVVELQKLKQIRPYVIVGAFIIAAVVTPPDVMSQLLLAVPLVALYELGLLMARFVTTQPLGSPAEGETQAD, encoded by the coding sequence ATGGCGGGCACCCAAGACCCCAACGATCCTAACGATCCCAACGGCGAGTCCCAGCAAGAGACTTTCATTTCCCACCTGATCGAGCTGCGCGAGCGGCTGGTCAAGGCGGTGGCCGGGGTCGTCATCGTGTTTCTCTGCCTGGTCTACTGGGCGGCGGAAATCTTCAACCTGTTCTCCGCGCCGCTGACGCAGTCGCTGCCCAAGAACGGCCGCATGATCGTGACCGATGTCACCGGCTCGTTCTTCGTGCCGATGAAGGTCACGATGCTGGTGGCGTTCCTGATCGCGCTGCCCTGGGTGCTCTACCAGATCTGGCGCTTTGTCGCGCCGGGCCTGTACCAGCACGAGAAGAAGCTGATCATGCCGCTGGTGAGCAGCAGCTACATACTCTTCCTGTGCGGCGTGGCATTCGCGTACTTCCTGGTGTTCCCGACCGTGTTTCACTTCATGGCGCATTACAACGCGCCGCTCGGGGCCGAGATGTCGACCGACATCGACAAGTACCTGAGTTTTGCCATGACCACGTTCCTGGCGTTCGGCATCACTTTCGAGGTGCCGGTCGTGGTAATCGTGCTGGTGAAATTCGGCGTGGTGGAGCTTCAGAAACTCAAGCAGATCCGCCCGTACGTGATTGTTGGCGCATTCATTATCGCCGCCGTTGTCACGCCACCTGATGTGATGTCGCAACTGTTGCTTGCCGTCCCGCTGGTGGCGCTGTACGAATTGGGCTTGTTGATGGCCCGTTTTGTGACGACTCAGCCGCTCGGCAGCCCCGCCGAAGGCGAAACTCAGGCTGACTAA
- the tatB gene encoding Sec-independent protein translocase protein TatB, with the protein MIDLGISKLALIGAVALIVIGPERLPKVARTVGALVGRAQRYINDVKAEVSREVELEELRKMRTEFETAARDVEQTIHKEVNEHTQALNEALGGVESSNTSGSDAGGVSAGYVPSWDSAHKSHNGRKSWRVKQGARPIWFKRQQNVRVWVQSGAARVKRHRPASGRNRSFFE; encoded by the coding sequence ATGATCGATCTCGGCATTTCCAAGCTGGCACTGATCGGCGCCGTGGCGCTGATCGTGATCGGCCCCGAGCGTCTGCCGAAGGTGGCGCGCACGGTCGGCGCACTGGTCGGCCGCGCGCAGCGCTATATCAATGACGTGAAGGCCGAAGTCAGCCGCGAGGTGGAGCTCGAGGAACTGCGCAAGATGCGCACGGAATTCGAGACCGCCGCGCGTGACGTCGAGCAGACCATCCACAAGGAAGTCAACGAACACACCCAGGCGCTGAACGAGGCGCTGGGCGGTGTCGAGTCTTCCAACACTTCTGGCTCCGATGCCGGTGGCGTCAGCGCCGGCTACGTGCCCAGCTGGGACAGCGCGCACAAGTCGCACAACGGCCGCAAGAGCTGGCGCGTCAAGCAGGGCGCCCGGCCGATCTGGTTCAAGCGCCAGCAAAACGTGCGCGTGTGGGTGCAGTCAGGCGCTGCCCGCGTGAAGCGCCACCGCCCGGCCAGCGGCCGTAACCGTTCCTTCTTCGAGTAA
- the tatA gene encoding Sec-independent protein translocase subunit TatA, with product MGSFSIWHWLIVLVIVMLVFGTKKLRNIGQDLGGAVKGFKDGMKDGEGAAADAKPAAAKELRDTTTIDVEAKEKQRQQ from the coding sequence ATGGGTTCGTTTAGCATTTGGCACTGGCTGATCGTGCTGGTGATCGTCATGCTCGTCTTCGGTACCAAGAAGCTGCGCAATATCGGCCAGGATCTGGGCGGCGCGGTGAAGGGCTTCAAGGACGGCATGAAGGACGGCGAGGGCGCTGCAGCCGACGCCAAGCCGGCCGCGGCCAAGGAACTGCGCGACACCACCACAATCGACGTGGAAGCCAAGGAAAAGCAGCGCCAGCAATAA
- a CDS encoding histidine triad nucleotide-binding protein: MKSQDNCIFCKIVAGQIPSSKLYEDDDLLAFHDIHPKAPVHFLVIPKPHVDSLAECGPGDADVLARIMLKVPELARLAGCDNGFRTVINTGTDGGQEVFHLHLHVLGGPRDQWKTPAF, encoded by the coding sequence ATGAAATCCCAGGACAATTGCATTTTCTGCAAGATCGTGGCCGGTCAGATCCCGTCCAGCAAGCTGTACGAGGACGACGATCTGCTGGCGTTTCACGATATCCATCCCAAAGCGCCGGTACACTTTCTGGTCATTCCGAAACCGCACGTGGATTCGCTGGCTGAATGCGGACCCGGCGATGCGGATGTGCTTGCTAGAATAATGCTCAAGGTGCCTGAACTGGCTCGCCTGGCCGGCTGCGACAACGGCTTCCGTACGGTGATCAACACCGGCACGGACGGCGGACAGGAGGTGTTCCACCTCCATCTGCACGTACTCGGCGGCCCGCGCGACCAGTGGAAGACACCGGCGTTCTGA
- a CDS encoding phosphoribosyl-ATP diphosphatase yields MSQDINAADQADVLARVAATLESRKPENGGDPDKSYVAKLFRKGDDAILKKIGEEATETVMAAKDARAAGLGDEAVGKVVYEVADLWFHTMVLLAHIGATPADVVNELARREGLSGLVEKASRKE; encoded by the coding sequence ATGAGCCAGGATATCAACGCAGCCGACCAGGCGGACGTGCTGGCCCGGGTGGCCGCCACGCTGGAATCGCGCAAGCCCGAGAACGGCGGCGATCCCGACAAATCGTACGTCGCCAAGCTGTTCAGGAAGGGCGACGACGCCATCCTGAAGAAGATCGGCGAGGAAGCCACCGAGACCGTGATGGCCGCCAAGGACGCCCGCGCGGCCGGCCTGGGCGATGAAGCCGTCGGCAAGGTCGTCTACGAAGTGGCCGACCTGTGGTTCCATACGATGGTGCTGCTTGCGCACATCGGGGCCACCCCCGCCGACGTGGTCAACGAACTGGCGCGCCGCGAGGGGCTGTCGGGGCTGGTCGAGAAAGCCAGCCGCAAGGAGTAG
- the hisI gene encoding phosphoribosyl-AMP cyclohydrolase has product MAKKWLNKVKWDDNGLVPVIVQETGSNDVLMFAFMNREALQRTVELGEAVFWSRSRKRLWHKGEESGHVQKVHEIRLDCDEDVVLLKVTQVDSIACHTGRHSCFFQKFEGDAESGDWQTVEPVLKDPSTIYAKP; this is encoded by the coding sequence ATGGCAAAGAAGTGGTTGAACAAGGTGAAGTGGGACGATAACGGCCTGGTGCCGGTGATCGTCCAGGAGACGGGCTCCAATGACGTGCTGATGTTTGCGTTCATGAACCGCGAGGCACTGCAGCGCACCGTGGAACTGGGCGAGGCCGTGTTCTGGTCGCGCTCGCGCAAGCGCCTGTGGCACAAGGGCGAGGAATCGGGCCACGTGCAGAAGGTGCACGAGATCCGCCTGGACTGCGACGAGGACGTGGTGCTGCTGAAAGTGACGCAGGTGGACAGCATCGCCTGCCATACCGGCCGGCACTCGTGCTTCTTCCAGAAATTCGAGGGGGACGCGGAGTCGGGCGACTGGCAGACCGTGGAGCCGGTATTGAAGGACCCGTCCACGATCTACGCCAAGCCATGA
- the hisF gene encoding imidazole glycerol phosphate synthase subunit HisF — MLAKRIIPCLDVTNGRVVKGVNFVELRDAGDPVEIARRYDEQGADEITFLDITATSDGRDLILHIIEAVASQVFIPLTVGGGVRAVEDVRRLLNAGADKISVNSSAIANPQLVSDATGKYGSQCIVVAIDAKRSSAPGEPARWEVFTHGGRKATGLDAVEWAREMARRGAGEILLTSMDRDGTKSGFDLELTRAVSDAVPVPVIASGGVGGLQDLADGIRLGHADAVLAASIFHYGQHTVGEAKAFMAREGIPVRI; from the coding sequence ATGCTAGCCAAACGTATCATCCCCTGCCTGGACGTCACCAATGGGCGGGTGGTCAAGGGTGTCAACTTCGTCGAATTGCGCGATGCCGGCGACCCGGTGGAAATTGCTCGCCGCTATGACGAGCAGGGCGCCGACGAAATCACATTTCTGGACATCACCGCGACCAGCGACGGCCGCGACCTGATTCTCCACATCATCGAGGCCGTGGCTTCGCAGGTGTTCATCCCGCTGACCGTCGGCGGCGGCGTGCGCGCCGTGGAAGACGTGCGCCGGCTGCTCAATGCCGGAGCGGACAAGATCAGCGTCAATTCGTCGGCCATCGCCAATCCGCAACTGGTATCGGACGCAACGGGCAAGTACGGCTCGCAGTGCATCGTGGTGGCCATCGATGCCAAGCGCAGTTCAGCTCCGGGCGAGCCGGCCCGCTGGGAAGTGTTCACCCACGGCGGCCGCAAGGCGACCGGCCTGGACGCCGTGGAATGGGCGCGCGAAATGGCGCGGCGCGGCGCCGGCGAGATCCTGCTGACCAGCATGGACCGCGACGGCACCAAGAGCGGGTTCGACCTGGAACTGACGCGCGCGGTCAGCGACGCCGTGCCGGTACCCGTTATTGCATCAGGGGGCGTGGGCGGCCTGCAGGACCTGGCCGACGGCATCAGGCTGGGCCACGCCGACGCGGTGCTGGCCGCCAGCATCTTCCACTATGGCCAGCACACCGTTGGCGAAGCAAAGGCATTCATGGCCCGCGAGGGCATCCCCGTCCGGATCTGA